The following are encoded in a window of Acidimicrobiales bacterium genomic DNA:
- a CDS encoding glycerophosphodiester phosphodiesterase — MEPLLRPPIGFAHRGARAHAPENSLDAFRLALRLGATGLESDVWLTSDGVPVLDHDGVVKSGLRRRRISELARDALPGHLVALEDLYEACGADYELSLDLKDPAAVGAVLAVASRIPGAVGRLWLCHPDADLLASWRARSDDVRLVNSTRRRAVKEGMERRAAVLAHARVDALNLHHTDWTGGFTTLLHRFDVLALAWDCQHPRVLAEVLHMGVDGVYSDHVDRMVDALAAAGR, encoded by the coding sequence GTGGAGCCGCTCCTCCGGCCGCCGATCGGGTTCGCCCACCGCGGGGCGCGGGCCCACGCCCCCGAGAACTCCCTGGACGCCTTCCGCCTGGCCCTCCGCCTGGGCGCCACCGGCCTGGAGAGCGACGTCTGGCTCACCTCCGACGGCGTGCCCGTGCTCGACCACGACGGCGTGGTGAAGAGCGGCCTGCGCAGGCGCCGCATCTCCGAGCTCGCCCGCGACGCCCTCCCCGGTCATCTCGTCGCCCTGGAGGACCTGTACGAGGCGTGCGGGGCCGACTACGAGCTGTCGCTCGACCTGAAGGACCCCGCCGCGGTGGGGGCGGTCCTGGCCGTCGCGTCACGCATCCCCGGCGCCGTGGGGCGGCTGTGGCTGTGCCACCCGGATGCCGACCTGCTCGCCTCCTGGCGGGCGCGGTCGGACGACGTCCGCCTGGTGAACTCCACCCGGCGGCGGGCGGTCAAGGAGGGGATGGAGCGGCGGGCCGCCGTCCTGGCCCACGCCCGGGTCGACGCCCTCAACCTCCACCACACCGACTGGACGGGTGGTTTCACCACGCTCCTCCACCGCTTCGACGTGCTGGCCCTGGCGTGGGACTGCCAGCACCCCCGGGTCCTGGCCGAGGTGCTCCACATGGGCGTGGACGGCGTGTACTCGGACCACGTCGACCGCATGGTCGACGCCCTGGCCGCGGCCGGGCGCTGA